In Salarias fasciatus chromosome 2, fSalaFa1.1, whole genome shotgun sequence, one genomic interval encodes:
- the myot gene encoding palladin isoform X1 produces MAQVQRVQKKTSTMSLTISSSSSSSSSSLTSSRELSSCSSSVLAQRHSSLVQPLSVSPQRTQSPVSTLQYSGTGVAPAFVKVLHDVSTVKGQLVVLECRLRGTPPLQVMWYREDEQILDSDDFRILRKKASSASVPEELCTLVITEAFPEDSGRFKCVVINPYGTVSCSASLEVYNDLEEQLEMETLPQQEAAPPQTGGEDFMNLPPPEWPDSPPEDSALEADFPEPQPANHSSEEAFGRSEEESALSSEGQRSPEVATSQTRTPSPPPPPPSPPSPAAEKAAAPKLFTPSKLTFASSQSATGNMNLSDLPTFTPSAFPPSAFNYERPRHFIQSQPAFQAPSYESVLREAQENQDHSPGAAQTAVETQAKSTQSQSVSRSMSQTQSQLQSLSLSETQTQSHTQTQSHTQTQTQIQTQTQIQANGTAKSSPSSSSLNSPISTPASSVAPLLSPPATATPSPASTLPRTTLRSTITLTPSVPSATGLGSASLPANQDVMSAPAAYLCSVLPSQSSFSAFSKPSPSRSPLSPSSPLLPLRAAGSPSSLHQQPFPVSPSTPRSDLPGSPSGDGRAPPAVVSLPAGYKQTPSILPKPILKKSVAPRPSSARSTDEDIQGSKDALIQDLEKKLRSKDARRRTGQKLSYEERMARRLLGPDSATYMFDQDGLSDSQLHQPESPEGRHKGGLWGRHHSGTDERGNEGSAIQEKCYAPRFLQIPPDLTVEEGRFCRIDFKVGGLPTPDVCWYLDGKAIRPDDYHKMLVCEKGMHSFIIEIVTVHHAGVYECVARNRAGESRFTMRLDVIAQEVLRPPTFIQKMLNSRALEGDTVRLECKVDASPPPQLFWKKDKDMLRIDPNRMSLYQDGSGRQCLLIERLVKSDAGWYTLSAINEAGMSTCNARLDVGTRTTPAMKTAPPGSKTLKLLSSLSHVPALTVESPAQHTAPLYESEEL; encoded by the exons ATGGCACA AGTCCAGAGGGTGCAGAAGAAGACCAGCACCATGTCCCTGAccatctcctcctcgtcctcgtcctcgtcctcctccctgaCCTCGTCCCGGGAGCTGTCCTCGTGCTCGTCCTCCGTCCTGGCTCAGAGGCACTCCAGCCTGGTGCAGCCGCTCAGCGTCAGCCCGCAGAGG ACTCAGAGTCCCGTCTCCACCCTGCAGTACTCGGGGACGGGAGTGGCGCCCGCCTTCGTTAAG GTCCTCCATGACGTGTCCACGGTGAAGGGGCAGCTGGTGGTCCTGGAGTGCCGCCTCCGAGGGACCCCGCCCCTGCAGGTCATGTGGTACAGGGAGGACGAGCAGATCCTGGACTCGGACGACTTCAGGATACTGCGcaaga AGGCCAGCTCCGCCTCGGTGCCAG AGGAGCTGTGCACCCTGGTCATCACCGAGGCCTTCCCCGAGGACTCGGGCCGCTTCAAGTGCGTGGTCATCAACCCGTACGGCACCGTGTCCTGCTCCGCCTCCCTGGAGGTCTACAACG acctggaggagcagctggagatgGAGACCCTCCCCCAGCAGGAGGCGGCTCCGCCCCAGACCGGAGGGGAGGACTTCATGAACCTGCCGCCCCCCGAGTGGCCCGACAGCCCTCCTGAGGACAGCGCGCTGGAGGCCGA TTTCCCCGAGCCTCAGCCGGCCAACCACTCCTCTGAGGAAGCGTTCGGTCGCAGCGAGGAGGAGAGTGCCCTGAGCtctgagggtcagaggtcaccggaGGTGGCCACGAGCCAGACCCGTACGCCCagccctcctccgcctccgcccTCGCCGCCGTCGCCGGCCGCGGAGAAAGCCGCCGCGCCCAAACTCTTCACCCCGAGCAAGCTGACTTTCGCA tcctcccagTCCGCAACCGGCAACATGAACCTGTCCGACCTGCCCACCTTCACCCCCAGCGCCTTCCCTCCCAGCGCCTTCAACTACGAGCGGCCGCGGCATTTCATCCAGTCGCAGCCGGCGTTCCAGGCGCCCAGCTACGAGAGCGTGCTGAGAGAGgcccaggagaaccaggaccacagcCCCGGCGCCGCGCAGACCGCCGTGGAGACGCAGGCCAAGTCCACGCAGAGCCAGTCGGTGTCCAGGTCCATGTCACAGACTCAGTCCCAGTTACAGTCCCTGAGCCTCAGtgagacccagacccagagccacacccagacccagagccacacccagacccagacccagatccagacccagacccagatccAGGCCAATGGGACCGCCAAGTCCTCCccgtcttcctccagcctcaacTCTCCCATTTCCACGCCAGCGTCCTCCGTCGCCCCTCTCCTCAGCCCCCCCGCCACCGCCACCCCCTCCCCGGCCTCCACCCTTCCCCGCACCACCCTGCGCTCCACCATCACCCTCACCCCCAGCGTCCCCAGCGCCACCGGCCTCGGCAGCGCCAGCCTGCCCGCCAACCAGGACGTCATGTCGGCGCCCGCCGCCTACCTGTGCTCCGTGCTGCCCTCCCAGTCCTCCTTCTCGGCGTTCTCCAAACCGTCGCccagccgctcgccgctctccccctccagccccctgCTGCCCCTGAGGGCCGCCGGCTCGCCGTcctccctccaccagcagcCTTTCCCGgtctctccctccacccctcgctCCGACCTTCCCGGCTCTCCCTCCGGTGACGGCAGGGCGCCGCCGGCGGTGGTCTCTCTGCCCGCCGGCTACAAGCAGACGCCCAGCAT CCTTCCCAAGCCCATCCTGAAGAAGTCTGTCGCTCCTCGCCCGTCTTCCGCTCGCTCCACAGACGAAGACATCCAGGGCTCCAAAGACGCCCTGATCCAGGATCTGGAGAAGAAGCTCCGCTCCAAGGACGCCCGGCGGAGAACCGGCCag AAACTGTCCTATGAGGAGCGTATGGCTCGCAGGCTGCTGGGTCCAGACAGCGCCACCTACATGTTTGACCAAGACGGTCTTTCAGACTCACAGCTCCACCAG CCTGAATCACCTGAAGGACGACACAAAGGTGGACTCTG GGGGCGGCACCATTCAGGGACAGACGAGCGGGGCAACGAAGGATCGGCTATCCAGGAGAAATGTTACGCTCCGCGCTTCCTGCAGATCCCCCCCGACCTGACCGTGGAGGAGGGCCGCTTCTGCAGGATCGACTTCAAG GTGGGCGGCCTCCCGACCCCAGACGTGTGCTGGTACCTGGACGGCAAAGCCATCCGTCCGGACGACTACCACAAGATGCTGGTGTGCGAGAAGGGCATGCACTCCTTCATCATCGAGATCGTGACGGTGCACCACGCCGGCGTGTACGAGTGCGTGGCCCGGAACCGTGCCGGCGAGAGCCGCTTCACCATGAGGCTGGACGTCATAG ctcagGAGGTTCTCCGTCCGCCCACCTTCATCCAGAAGATGTTGAACTCCAGAGCTCTGGAGGGCGACACCGTTCGGTTAGAGTGCAAGGTGGACGCCTCGCCTCCGCCACAGCTCTTCtggaagaaagacaaagacatgCTGCGCATTGACCCCAACAGAATGAG TCTGTACCAGGACGGCTCCGGGCGGCAGTGCCTGTTGATAGAGCGGCTGGTGAAGTCGGACGCCGGCTGGTACACCCTCTCTGCCATCAATGAGGCCGGCATGTCCACGTGCAACGCCAGGCTGGACGTGGGCA CGCGGACCACCCCGGCCATGAAGACGGCGCCGCCCGGCTCCAAGACGCTGAAGCTGCTGTCGTCGCTGAGCCACGTTCCCGCCCTGACAGTGGAGAGCCCCGCCCAGCACACGGCGCCGCTGTACGAGAGCGAGGAGCTGTAG
- the myot gene encoding myopalladin isoform X2: MAQVQRVQKKTSTMSLTISSSSSSSSSSLTSSRELSSCSSSVLAQRHSSLVQPLSVSPQRTQSPVSTLQYSGTGVAPAFVKVLHDVSTVKGQLVVLECRLRGTPPLQVMWYREDEQILDSDDFRILRKKASSASVPEELCTLVITEAFPEDSGRFKCVVINPYGTVSCSASLEVYNDLEEQLEMETLPQQEAAPPQTGGEDFMNLPPPEWPDSPPEDSALEADFPEPQPANHSSEEAFGRSEEESALSSEGQRSPEVATSQTRTPSPPPPPPSPPSPAAEKAAAPKLFTPSKLTFASSQSATGNMNLSDLPTFTPSAFPPSAFNYERPRHFIQSQPAFQAPSYESVLREAQENQDHSPGAAQTAVETQAKSTQSQSVSRSMSQTQSQLQSLSLSETQTQSHTQTQSHTQTQTQIQTQTQIQANGTAKSSPSSSSLNSPISTPASSVAPLLSPPATATPSPASTLPRTTLRSTITLTPSVPSATGLGSASLPANQDVMSAPAAYLCSVLPSQSSFSAFSKPSPSRSPLSPSSPLLPLRAAGSPSSLHQQPFPVSPSTPRSDLPGSPSGDGRAPPAVVSLPAGYKQTPSILPKPILKKSVAPRPSSARSTDEDIQGSKDALIQDLEKKLRSKDARRRTGQPESPEGRHKGGLWGRHHSGTDERGNEGSAIQEKCYAPRFLQIPPDLTVEEGRFCRIDFKVGGLPTPDVCWYLDGKAIRPDDYHKMLVCEKGMHSFIIEIVTVHHAGVYECVARNRAGESRFTMRLDVIAQEVLRPPTFIQKMLNSRALEGDTVRLECKVDASPPPQLFWKKDKDMLRIDPNRMSLYQDGSGRQCLLIERLVKSDAGWYTLSAINEAGMSTCNARLDVGTRTTPAMKTAPPGSKTLKLLSSLSHVPALTVESPAQHTAPLYESEEL, from the exons ATGGCACA AGTCCAGAGGGTGCAGAAGAAGACCAGCACCATGTCCCTGAccatctcctcctcgtcctcgtcctcgtcctcctccctgaCCTCGTCCCGGGAGCTGTCCTCGTGCTCGTCCTCCGTCCTGGCTCAGAGGCACTCCAGCCTGGTGCAGCCGCTCAGCGTCAGCCCGCAGAGG ACTCAGAGTCCCGTCTCCACCCTGCAGTACTCGGGGACGGGAGTGGCGCCCGCCTTCGTTAAG GTCCTCCATGACGTGTCCACGGTGAAGGGGCAGCTGGTGGTCCTGGAGTGCCGCCTCCGAGGGACCCCGCCCCTGCAGGTCATGTGGTACAGGGAGGACGAGCAGATCCTGGACTCGGACGACTTCAGGATACTGCGcaaga AGGCCAGCTCCGCCTCGGTGCCAG AGGAGCTGTGCACCCTGGTCATCACCGAGGCCTTCCCCGAGGACTCGGGCCGCTTCAAGTGCGTGGTCATCAACCCGTACGGCACCGTGTCCTGCTCCGCCTCCCTGGAGGTCTACAACG acctggaggagcagctggagatgGAGACCCTCCCCCAGCAGGAGGCGGCTCCGCCCCAGACCGGAGGGGAGGACTTCATGAACCTGCCGCCCCCCGAGTGGCCCGACAGCCCTCCTGAGGACAGCGCGCTGGAGGCCGA TTTCCCCGAGCCTCAGCCGGCCAACCACTCCTCTGAGGAAGCGTTCGGTCGCAGCGAGGAGGAGAGTGCCCTGAGCtctgagggtcagaggtcaccggaGGTGGCCACGAGCCAGACCCGTACGCCCagccctcctccgcctccgcccTCGCCGCCGTCGCCGGCCGCGGAGAAAGCCGCCGCGCCCAAACTCTTCACCCCGAGCAAGCTGACTTTCGCA tcctcccagTCCGCAACCGGCAACATGAACCTGTCCGACCTGCCCACCTTCACCCCCAGCGCCTTCCCTCCCAGCGCCTTCAACTACGAGCGGCCGCGGCATTTCATCCAGTCGCAGCCGGCGTTCCAGGCGCCCAGCTACGAGAGCGTGCTGAGAGAGgcccaggagaaccaggaccacagcCCCGGCGCCGCGCAGACCGCCGTGGAGACGCAGGCCAAGTCCACGCAGAGCCAGTCGGTGTCCAGGTCCATGTCACAGACTCAGTCCCAGTTACAGTCCCTGAGCCTCAGtgagacccagacccagagccacacccagacccagagccacacccagacccagacccagatccagacccagacccagatccAGGCCAATGGGACCGCCAAGTCCTCCccgtcttcctccagcctcaacTCTCCCATTTCCACGCCAGCGTCCTCCGTCGCCCCTCTCCTCAGCCCCCCCGCCACCGCCACCCCCTCCCCGGCCTCCACCCTTCCCCGCACCACCCTGCGCTCCACCATCACCCTCACCCCCAGCGTCCCCAGCGCCACCGGCCTCGGCAGCGCCAGCCTGCCCGCCAACCAGGACGTCATGTCGGCGCCCGCCGCCTACCTGTGCTCCGTGCTGCCCTCCCAGTCCTCCTTCTCGGCGTTCTCCAAACCGTCGCccagccgctcgccgctctccccctccagccccctgCTGCCCCTGAGGGCCGCCGGCTCGCCGTcctccctccaccagcagcCTTTCCCGgtctctccctccacccctcgctCCGACCTTCCCGGCTCTCCCTCCGGTGACGGCAGGGCGCCGCCGGCGGTGGTCTCTCTGCCCGCCGGCTACAAGCAGACGCCCAGCAT CCTTCCCAAGCCCATCCTGAAGAAGTCTGTCGCTCCTCGCCCGTCTTCCGCTCGCTCCACAGACGAAGACATCCAGGGCTCCAAAGACGCCCTGATCCAGGATCTGGAGAAGAAGCTCCGCTCCAAGGACGCCCGGCGGAGAACCGGCCag CCTGAATCACCTGAAGGACGACACAAAGGTGGACTCTG GGGGCGGCACCATTCAGGGACAGACGAGCGGGGCAACGAAGGATCGGCTATCCAGGAGAAATGTTACGCTCCGCGCTTCCTGCAGATCCCCCCCGACCTGACCGTGGAGGAGGGCCGCTTCTGCAGGATCGACTTCAAG GTGGGCGGCCTCCCGACCCCAGACGTGTGCTGGTACCTGGACGGCAAAGCCATCCGTCCGGACGACTACCACAAGATGCTGGTGTGCGAGAAGGGCATGCACTCCTTCATCATCGAGATCGTGACGGTGCACCACGCCGGCGTGTACGAGTGCGTGGCCCGGAACCGTGCCGGCGAGAGCCGCTTCACCATGAGGCTGGACGTCATAG ctcagGAGGTTCTCCGTCCGCCCACCTTCATCCAGAAGATGTTGAACTCCAGAGCTCTGGAGGGCGACACCGTTCGGTTAGAGTGCAAGGTGGACGCCTCGCCTCCGCCACAGCTCTTCtggaagaaagacaaagacatgCTGCGCATTGACCCCAACAGAATGAG TCTGTACCAGGACGGCTCCGGGCGGCAGTGCCTGTTGATAGAGCGGCTGGTGAAGTCGGACGCCGGCTGGTACACCCTCTCTGCCATCAATGAGGCCGGCATGTCCACGTGCAACGCCAGGCTGGACGTGGGCA CGCGGACCACCCCGGCCATGAAGACGGCGCCGCCCGGCTCCAAGACGCTGAAGCTGCTGTCGTCGCTGAGCCACGTTCCCGCCCTGACAGTGGAGAGCCCCGCCCAGCACACGGCGCCGCTGTACGAGAGCGAGGAGCTGTAG